The Limibacillus sp. sequence CGCCGAAAGCAGCCAGTCGCAATGCGGCGCGTTCTCCGCCGCCCAGTCCAGGCCGCTCAGGACACCCGCGAGCGGCCCGGCGAACCCCTCCACGCTGTCCGCGGCGACCGGCAGGCCGAAGGCGGAAAAGCGGTCCGGATCCCCGTTGGCGTTCAGCACCAGGGCATCGACCTGCGGGCGCAGTCTTTCGACGATGTGCTGAAGGATCGGCTTGCCGCCCAGGTCGCGCAGGCACTTATCGCCGCCGCCCATGCGGCGCGAAAGACCGCCGGCCATGATCACGCCGCAGACGCCGCCGGTCATGACTCCCGCCGGCTCCCCTTGCGGGCGTGGCGCTCGTCCTCCTCATCGAAGGCCGCGCCGTCGAAAACGATGCGCTCCTGACCGGACAGCGCGACGAAGCGTTTGCCCTTGGCCCGGCCGATCAGGGTAAGGCCCGCCTGCCGCGCCAACTCCACGCCCCAGGCCGTGAAGCCCGAGCGCGAGACCAGGATCGGGATGCCCATCTGCACCGTCTTGATGACCATCTCGGAGGTCAAACGTCCGGTGGTGTAGAAAATCTTCTGGTCCGCCGAGAGCCCGTTCATCAGCATGTAACCCGCGATCTTGTCGACCGCGTTGTGGCGCCCGACGTCCTCCATGTAGATCAGCGGGCGGTCCTCCTGACAGAGCACGCAGCCATGAATCGCCCCGGCCTCCAGATAGAGGCTGGGCGCGCCGTTGATCTTGCGCGACAGCTCAGCCAGCCAGGAGGTCTTGATGCGCGCGTCCGGGTCCAGCCGGACCTCGTCGAACTTTTCCATCAGGTCACCGAAGACCGTGCCCTGGGCGCAGCCGGAGGTCCGGACCTTCTTCTGGAGCTTTTCTTCGTAGTCGGTCTCGCGCTCGGTGCGCACCACCACGACTTCCAGGTCGTCGTCGTGATCGATGCCGGTGATGACGTCGTCGGGACGCAGCATGTTCTGGTTCAACAGGTAGCCGACCGCCAGATAGTCCGGATGGTCGCCGATCGTCATCATGGTGACGATCTCCTGCCGGTTGAGGTAGAGGGTCAAGGGCCGCTCCACCACGACGCGGGTATCCACCGCGTTTCCGTCCTGATCGATGCCCGACACCGTCTCGGTTAGCGCCGGGTCTTCAGGGTCCGGACGCAGCAGGAACTCGGCGAGATCGGCCGCGCTGGCCGCCTTCGCGGTGCCCTTGCGCAGGCTGCTCTTGGCGTCCGAGGCGGCGTGGGCGGAGGCTTCTGGCTTGCTGTGCGACATGGCTGAAATATGCGCACTCCCGCCCGGCGCGGCAAGCGCTGGCTGGTCCTTGGGGCCGGCCGCCTATTTCCGCCAGAAAAATTATGGTCGTATCGAAAACGCGGGAGGCGTATAAACAGCGCCCGAATTGGTAATACCAAACAAAAAGGGGGCCGCCCCACGGCCTCCCCGGGAGAGAACGGCACCATGAAGATCGAGGGCAAGGAAGTCCTTCTCTGCAACTGCGAACACAGCATGCCGCTGGACGGCAAGAAGATTGCCAAGGCCTGCGCGGCCGCCGGCGCCGAAGGGGAGCTGACCCTGGCCAGCCAGCTTTGCCGCAGCCAGGTCCAGAACTTCCAGAGCGCCCTTTCAGCCAACCAGAAGGTGCTGGTGGCCTGCACGCAGGAATCGCCGCTCTTCGCCGAACTGGCCGATGAGATGGGCTACGAAGGCGAACTGGGGTTCTTCAACATTCGCGAACTGGCCGGCTGGTCCGAGGAGGGCGGCAAGGCGGACGCCAAGATCGCCGCGCTCAGCGCCGCCGCCGCCGCCGATCTTAAGCCCACGCCCACGATCACCTTTGAGTCCGAAGGCGTCTGCCTGATCTACGGCAAGGGTCAGGATGCTCTGGAGGCGGCAGCGCAGCTTGCCGACCGGCTGGAGGTCACGGTGGTTCTGACCGGCGAGGAAGAGGTAATCCCGCCGCGCCGGGTCGAGGTGCCGATCTTCAAGGGCCGCATCACCCAAGCCAAGGGCCACCTGGGCGGCTTCGCGCTGAACCTGGACGGCCACGCCGCCGCCGAGCCCTCGGCCAGGGCCGCGCTCAGCTTCGGGCAGGCGCGCAACAACGTCTACAGCGAGTGCGACCTGATCCTGGACCTGACCGGCGGCGACCCGCTTTTCACCGGTCATGAGCGGCGCGACGGCTACTTCCGTCCCGACCCCGGCAATCCGGCTGAGGTGATGAAGGCGGTCATGGAGATCGCCGATCTGGTCGGTGAGTTCGAAAAGCCCCGTTACGTCAGCTACGACTCCTCGATCTGCGCGCATGGCCGGAGCCGGAAGGTCGGCTGCACGCGCTGTCTCGACGGCTGCCCGGCCAGCGCGATCCGCTCGCTCGGCGACACCGTGGAGATCGATCCGCATCTCTGCGCGGGCTGCGGCGTCTGCGCCTCGGTCTGCCCGACCGGCGCCGTCACCTACCAGCTGCCCGCGGGCGACTCGCTCTTCATGAAACTGCGCACGCTCCTGAACGCCTACCACAAGGCCGGCGGCAAGCAGGCTGTGGTCCTGCTTTACGACGAGCGCCATGGCGCAGAGCTGCTCTCGCTCGCCTCGCGCTTCGGGGCGGGCCTGCCTGCCCGCGTCCTCCCGCTCGCCGTCAATGAGGTGACGGAGGTCGGCATCGACTTCTTTTCCAGCGCCTTCGGCTTCGGCGCGGACCGCGTCGCCATCCTGGCCGGGCCGGAGAAGAAGGGCGAGCTCGACGGCCTGGCGGGCCAGATGGGTCTCGCCGAGACGATCATGGAGGGCCTGGGCTACAACGAGGACGACGGCCACGCCCGTATCGCCCTGATCGAAGAGCGGGATCCCGAAGCCCTCTCTACCCTGCTCGCCGGCCTGCCGCGCGGCGGCACCGCCAAGCCCGGCGGTTTCCTGCCCATGGGCGGCAAGCGCAGCCGCACCAACCTGGCGCTTGCCCATCTGCACAAGGAAGCGCCGCGCGCCCTCGACATTCTGCCGCTTCCCAAAGGCGCGCCCTTCGGCACGGTGAAGGTCGACACGGAAGGCTGCACCATGTGCCTCGCCTGTGTCGGGGCCTGCCCGACCGGCGCGCTGCAGGACGACCCGGACCGCCCCTTCCTGGGGTTCAGGGAGGACGCCTGCGTGCAGTGCGGTCTCTGCAAGAACACCTGTCCGGAGAGCGTGATCTCTCTCGAACCGCGTCTCAATTTCACCGAGCAGGCGCGCGAGGTGCGCGTGCTGAACGAGGCCGAGCCCTTCAACTGCATCCGCTGCGGCAAGCCCTTCGCGGTCGCGCAGTCCATCGAGACGATCCTGGACAAGCTGGCCGACAAGCACTGGATGTTCATGGGCGGCGCTGCCGCCGACAAGATCAAGATGTGCGAGGACTGCCGCGTCAACGAGCAGTTCTCGGGCGAGAACCCCATGGCCTCCGGGCAACGCCCGGTCACGCGCACGACTGACGACTACCTTCGCGAACGCAACAGCGGTATCCTCGACGACGAGGAGTAGGACCTGGGAGGGAGCCCGTTCATGGCCGCGACGCTGGACCGCCGCTTGCACGCCTACCGCGACGATCTGGCCGACGCCGCCTTGAAGGGACAGGTCGAGGCAACCCGTTTCGTCGAACCGCAGTTCCGTCAGGTTTGCGCCGACCGCGCGCCGCTGCGCCGGGCGCCCAATCCCGACTCCGAGCAAGAAGCTGAAGCCATCTTCGGCGAGCGCATGCGGCTCTTCGAGGAACAGGACGGCTGGGCCTGGGTGCAGAGCGAACGCGACGGCTACGTCGGCTATTGCGAGGCGGACCGGCTGACCGGCGCCAGCTGGACCAGCAGTCACGTGGTCGCGGTGCCGCGCACACCCCTTTTTTCCGGCCCGGGGCTGAAGTACGCGATCCGCCAGTTCCTGCACATGGAAAGCACGCTCGAGGTTCTGGACGCCAAGGACGGCTACCTGCAGACGCCCCACGGCTGGGTCTTCGCCAAGCACCTCTGCACCAAGCGGCAGCACCAGACCGACTACGTCAACAGCGCCCTCCTCTTCATCGGCGTCCCTTATGTCTGGGGCGGACGCTCCAGCCTGGGCCTGGACTGTTCGGGCCTCGTCCAGGTCGTGCTGCAGCGCGCCGGCATCGAAGCGCCGCGCGACAGCGACATGCAGGCCAAGAGCGGCTTGCTGGGCGAGAAGCTGTCGGCCGATATCCTGCCCAAGCGGGGGGACATCATCTTCTGGAAAGGCCACGTCGCCATCGCGCTGGACCAGAACCGCGTGGTTCACGCCACGGGCCATCACCTGGCCGTGGTCGTGGAACCTCTTGAGGACATCGACGAGCGCGCCCGCGCGGAAAGCGGAGAGGGCATCACGGTGGTGCGCCGCCCTCCGGTCAGCTTGAAACCCTAGTTGGTGGGCAGCTAGTTCGTGGGCAGCTAGTTCGTAGGCAGGGGCGGCGGACCGCTGCCGCCACCCTCCTGAGCCTGACAGAGAGCCTCGGCACGGCCCTTGAACTGCCGCGCTTGGTTCTCGTCGATCACGCCGTCGGCCAGCATCTTGTCGATGCCCGCCGCCCGCTCTGCCATGCAGATGGCGACCGGGTCGTCCTTGGAGAGTTCCGCTTGAGGCGGCGGGAAGAAATCCGCCCAATGGATGCGCAGCAACAGGGCGCCGACGGCGATCAGGACGCCCAGCGCCACCAGGCGCGCGCCCTTGCCGTCCAGAAATGAGGTGCCAGCCGTCCCGCTCATGACGATCAAAGCTAGGCGAGCCAGCGTGCGCTGCCAAGGCCCTCATCCTCTTTGGAGCCTGGAATATGGGCTGGCGCCGGAACAGGCGGATAATTCCGCAGAATTTTTGGGGGTGAAGCAGCGGTTGTCTGAGGCTATCCTGCGTCCCACCTATGAAAGGCGGCCCCGAGGCAAACGAGCCGCCTGGCAACGCACGACCGAGGAACACCAGAGGATTCGAATGACCAGCATGATCGACCCCTTCGGCCGCAGCATTGAGTATCTGCGGGTTTCCGTGACGGACCGCTGCGACTTCCGCTG is a genomic window containing:
- a CDS encoding C40 family peptidase, with translation MAATLDRRLHAYRDDLADAALKGQVEATRFVEPQFRQVCADRAPLRRAPNPDSEQEAEAIFGERMRLFEEQDGWAWVQSERDGYVGYCEADRLTGASWTSSHVVAVPRTPLFSGPGLKYAIRQFLHMESTLEVLDAKDGYLQTPHGWVFAKHLCTKRQHQTDYVNSALLFIGVPYVWGGRSSLGLDCSGLVQVVLQRAGIEAPRDSDMQAKSGLLGEKLSADILPKRGDIIFWKGHVAIALDQNRVVHATGHHLAVVVEPLEDIDERARAESGEGITVVRRPPVSLKP
- the fdhD gene encoding formate dehydrogenase accessory sulfurtransferase FdhD, translated to MSHSKPEASAHAASDAKSSLRKGTAKAASAADLAEFLLRPDPEDPALTETVSGIDQDGNAVDTRVVVERPLTLYLNRQEIVTMMTIGDHPDYLAVGYLLNQNMLRPDDVITGIDHDDDLEVVVVRTERETDYEEKLQKKVRTSGCAQGTVFGDLMEKFDEVRLDPDARIKTSWLAELSRKINGAPSLYLEAGAIHGCVLCQEDRPLIYMEDVGRHNAVDKIAGYMLMNGLSADQKIFYTTGRLTSEMVIKTVQMGIPILVSRSGFTAWGVELARQAGLTLIGRAKGKRFVALSGQERIVFDGAAFDEEDERHARKGSRRES
- a CDS encoding 4Fe-4S dicluster domain-containing protein, with amino-acid sequence MKIEGKEVLLCNCEHSMPLDGKKIAKACAAAGAEGELTLASQLCRSQVQNFQSALSANQKVLVACTQESPLFAELADEMGYEGELGFFNIRELAGWSEEGGKADAKIAALSAAAAADLKPTPTITFESEGVCLIYGKGQDALEAAAQLADRLEVTVVLTGEEEVIPPRRVEVPIFKGRITQAKGHLGGFALNLDGHAAAEPSARAALSFGQARNNVYSECDLILDLTGGDPLFTGHERRDGYFRPDPGNPAEVMKAVMEIADLVGEFEKPRYVSYDSSICAHGRSRKVGCTRCLDGCPASAIRSLGDTVEIDPHLCAGCGVCASVCPTGAVTYQLPAGDSLFMKLRTLLNAYHKAGGKQAVVLLYDERHGAELLSLASRFGAGLPARVLPLAVNEVTEVGIDFFSSAFGFGADRVAILAGPEKKGELDGLAGQMGLAETIMEGLGYNEDDGHARIALIEERDPEALSTLLAGLPRGGTAKPGGFLPMGGKRSRTNLALAHLHKEAPRALDILPLPKGAPFGTVKVDTEGCTMCLACVGACPTGALQDDPDRPFLGFREDACVQCGLCKNTCPESVISLEPRLNFTEQAREVRVLNEAEPFNCIRCGKPFAVAQSIETILDKLADKHWMFMGGAAADKIKMCEDCRVNEQFSGENPMASGQRPVTRTTDDYLRERNSGILDDEE